The region ATCGACCGCCACATTCGTGCATCCGTGGCTAACGGGCGTGCCAAAACGATTGTGCCAAAAAGCCCCATGAATGGCATAACCGCCGTAATAGTACATCGTATAGGGAACTTGGGAAATATCGTAATTCGCCCCTTGCATTCTGGCGTAGCGATGTTTGGATTGAATGGCAAAAATCCCCGGTGGCGTAGGCGTAGACGGCTTGCCCGTAGAAACCACCACCGCATAAACTGGTTGGTCACCTTCCCAAGCAATTAACCGCTGCCTGGTGAGATCGATTTCCAACCATTTCTTATCCGTCTCCTTGAGATATTCCATCTTTTGCGCGATCGCGCCTTCCGCCCCAACCATCGCTTCCCCCGTTGACATCGCTGGCATCGCCGCCAACAAGCCACCCAAAATTAGCGAAACGCCCCAGCGTTGCCAATTATATGGTTGTCCGAACATTCGTTCAAGCAACTTGCCTCACCCCTTTAGCCAAAATCTCTAGTACAATGTTTCAATATTGTTGGAAAAATTTATAAAAATTGGAAACTTCAGAAAATCTCTTGGTTGGCGATCGCTTGTATTGACGAAGAAAAATTGCAAGTGCATCAAATACAGCAGTGACACCAGCATCTTACCCTCTAAAATTCCGGCGAAACAGGTAGCTGTAGGCAATCAAGGTAAAATTGACCATCTCGGTTCGCTACCAAGATTCCACAAGCAACCAAGAAAAAACAAAACTCTATAGTTCAATTATAAATAAAATTGCGCTCCATCGCCGTTATTAGGTTATAGAACTCACCAAAGCTTCCGATCGCTGGGCAATCGATTCCCAATGTTCCGCCTCTAAAACCTGCTTGGGAAACAAACTACCGGATAAACCCACAGCAATCGCCCCAGCATTGAGAAAA is a window of Geitlerinema sp. PCC 9228 DNA encoding:
- a CDS encoding L,D-transpeptidase, which produces MPAMSTGEAMVGAEGAIAQKMEYLKETDKKWLEIDLTRQRLIAWEGDQPVYAVVVSTGKPSTPTPPGIFAIQSKHRYARMQGANYDISQVPYTMYYYGGYAIHGAFWHNRFGTPVSHGCTNVAVDRAQWFFEWASVGTPVIVHDERDW